The DNA window TGAACCTGGGTCGCCATAAAAGCCTCAACCGCCTGGCGATCTTTCTCAAACGGGATGCGGCCCTCGCTGTCGTACAAATTCAGCATCGCATTGAGGGCGTGAAAATCCACGGCGGCGGTTATACGTTCTGCGGTTGTCGTTGCCAAAATTCGCTGACTCCTTTACGCACGTTATCGATATCGTCGGGGGTTCCCATCAGCTCGAAGCGGTAGAGATAGGGCACGGCGCATTTCTGCGCGATGACATCCCCGGCGCGCCCCCAGGCGTCGCCAAAGTTGCGATTGCCGGCGGCAATCACCCCGCGGATCAGCCGACGGTTATGTACGTCGTTTAAAAAGCGGATCGCCTGACGCGGCACGGCGCCGGCGGTACCGCCGCCGCCATAGCTGGGAACGATGAGAATATAGGGCTCGTCTACCTGCAGAGGTTCACGCTCGTTCAGCGGGATGCGCACCGCCGGCAGCCCCAGGCGCTGCACAAAGCGATGGGTGTTCTCCGAACGGCTGGAGAAGTAGACGATGAGGCTCATGCGCTGGCCGTCGCGACGGAGGGGCGCAGGCGATTGATCATATCCGGGCGGAAGCCGCTCCAGCGCAGGTCGCCGGCGATCACCACTGGCAGCTGGCGAAACCCCTGCTCGCGCAGGGTGTCGGCGGCATCCGGCTGCTGGTCGACGTTGACCATTTCAAAGGCCAGTCCCCGGCTCTCCATGGCTCGTCGGGTGGCATGGCACTGCACGCAGTCATTTCGAGTGTAAATAGTAATGCGCATGATTCGTATTTCCATTTAAGATAACAGCACGGCGCTAAACGTAGCGTCGAACGTTGTGGGCCATTCGATAAGGAAATACTAGATGTAGTTATTTAAAACTTCAACCACTCAATATATAGCGTTTTTGGCAAAGCGTTCCCCCGCCGGGGTGGCCAGGCGGAGGAGGGGGAAGGCTGCGCGAAACTACAGACGCATGGCGACGGCGAGGCGGTTAAAGGCGTTCATCAGGCTGATGGCGAAGGTGAGATCGCTTATCTGACGTGGGGTAAAATGTTCGCGCAGCGGCAGGTAAACCTCATCTTCCGCATGGCTGGCGGCGATGTCGGTGACCGACTCGGCCCAGGCAAGCGCCGCGCGTTCGCCAGGGGTAAAATGGTCGCTCACCCGCCAGCCGGCCAGGGCATCCAGCTTGCTCTGCGCCATGCCGCCTTTGCGCAGCGCCTGGCTGTGCTTCTCAAGGCAGAAGGCGCAGCCGTTGATCTGCGACACGCGTAAATAGACCAGCTCCACCAGGGCGCTGCCCAGCTCGCTTTTCTCCAGCGCGAGGCTGGCCTGCACCAGCCCTTTATAGACTTCCGGGCTCAGTTCACTGAATGGCTGACGTAATTGGCTCATGGTGTTCTCCTCTCTAAGACGGCAGCCAAAATAGCACTATAATGGACTGCAAAAGATAGCCATATTGTGATGAAAAAAGCAGACCATAATGGAAGCCAGCCACCTCCCTCTCTATCAACGCATCGCCCGCCAGCTGAAATCCGCCATTGAACGTGGCGAACTGGCTCCGGGCAGCCGTCTGCCCGCCAGCCGGGTGTTTGCCCAGGAGCAGGGCGTCTCCCGGGCGACCATCGAAAACGCCTGGGGCGAACTGGTCGCCCAGGGCTGGCTCGAGCGACGCGGGCAGGCGGGAACCTTTGTCAGCGAGCGGCTCAGTCCGCGCCAGCTGGCGCCT is part of the Klebsiella quasipneumoniae subsp. quasipneumoniae genome and encodes:
- the nrdI gene encoding class Ib ribonucleoside-diphosphate reductase assembly flavoprotein NrdI; the encoded protein is MSLIVYFSSRSENTHRFVQRLGLPAVRIPLNEREPLQVDEPYILIVPSYGGGGTAGAVPRQAIRFLNDVHNRRLIRGVIAAGNRNFGDAWGRAGDVIAQKCAVPYLYRFELMGTPDDIDNVRKGVSEFWQRQPQNV
- the nrdH gene encoding glutaredoxin-like protein NrdH; translation: MRITIYTRNDCVQCHATRRAMESRGLAFEMVNVDQQPDAADTLREQGFRQLPVVIAGDLRWSGFRPDMINRLRPSVATASA
- a CDS encoding carboxymuconolactone decarboxylase family protein; this translates as MSQLRQPFSELSPEVYKGLVQASLALEKSELGSALVELVYLRVSQINGCAFCLEKHSQALRKGGMAQSKLDALAGWRVSDHFTPGERAALAWAESVTDIAASHAEDEVYLPLREHFTPRQISDLTFAISLMNAFNRLAVAMRL